In Caballeronia sp. Lep1P3, one DNA window encodes the following:
- a CDS encoding DUF1839 family protein, translating to MNARSPEVALTGTEDEASRHALHRGERVWLETNCYVDLWIELLHHFGCDPHAALGFTVTQAFEGDQFTFPKFSLDDIGRLYGLQAQELAIYDTLEAHVCEQTKRGHVVVAEVDAFYLPDTRATAYRQTHSKTTIAIDSIDAKEKRITYFHNAGYFSLSNEDYEGVFRLMPDLASDVHALFPYVEFVKRARAPLDGDALVQRSIELLKLRLVDRPSVNPVSQWRAEFPEHLRALLERDVAYYHLYTFNIMRQLGSNFELLSKYLGWLNAHGIDVPGDIQASAQAIASEAMVMQFRLARARMRSRVDPCNDCLDSLEASYDKVIEPLAARFL from the coding sequence ATGAACGCGCGCTCGCCCGAAGTAGCGCTGACCGGCACGGAAGACGAAGCGAGCCGCCATGCATTGCATCGCGGCGAGCGCGTCTGGCTGGAGACTAACTGCTATGTCGACTTGTGGATCGAGCTGTTGCATCACTTCGGCTGCGATCCGCATGCAGCGCTTGGCTTTACGGTAACGCAAGCGTTCGAGGGCGACCAGTTCACGTTCCCGAAGTTTTCGCTCGATGACATCGGCAGGCTTTATGGCTTGCAGGCGCAAGAGTTGGCCATTTATGACACGCTCGAAGCGCATGTTTGCGAGCAGACGAAACGCGGGCATGTGGTGGTCGCTGAAGTAGACGCGTTCTATTTGCCGGATACGCGCGCAACCGCTTACCGTCAGACGCATTCGAAGACGACCATCGCGATCGATTCGATCGATGCGAAGGAAAAGCGCATCACGTATTTCCATAACGCGGGCTATTTCTCGCTATCGAACGAAGACTACGAAGGTGTCTTCCGCCTGATGCCGGATCTTGCCAGCGACGTGCATGCACTCTTCCCTTACGTGGAGTTCGTCAAGCGTGCGCGCGCGCCGCTCGATGGCGATGCACTCGTGCAACGCTCGATCGAACTACTCAAATTGCGTCTCGTCGATCGGCCTTCCGTGAATCCAGTATCGCAATGGCGCGCGGAATTTCCTGAGCACTTGCGTGCACTGCTCGAACGCGATGTCGCGTATTACCACCTCTATACATTCAACATCATGCGGCAGCTCGGTTCTAATTTCGAACTGCTGTCGAAGTATCTCGGGTGGCTGAACGCGCACGGCATCGATGTGCCCGGCGATATTCAGGCGAGCGCGCAAGCCATTGCCAGCGAAGCGATGGTCATGCAGTTCCGCCTCGCCCGTGCGCGCATGCGCTCTCGCGTGGACCCTTGCAACGATTGTCTCGATTCTCTCGAAGCATCGTATGACAAGGTCATCGAGCCGCTTGCCGCGCGCTTTCTCTAA
- a CDS encoding amino acid--[acyl-carrier-protein] ligase encodes MNMPTEQAAIMPAEEQAQGQATQAAYDKSDVTLRDRLMEAGILIDTGEDGLYGRSAVFEDVVERLNQAITLLGADQHAEALRFPPAMRRRDFEDSEYLKSFPNLAGTIHSFQGNDRGHHRLLEALDKIVHIGEEEERSDEWMDQQKPTRLVLTPAACYPIYPLVAKRGNLAKDGATFDAFSYCFRHEPSIDPGRMQMFRMREYIRVGSPEQVMAFRQKWIDRGSLLVRLLQLPFEIDLANDPFFGRGGKIVADSQRAQELKFELLVPVATPDRPTACLSFNYHMEHFGELWNIRQADDSVAHTACVGFGMERTTLGLFRHHGLDVRAWPAAVRELLWGNAAPIIADGLANLGKEA; translated from the coding sequence ATGAACATGCCGACCGAACAAGCCGCGATCATGCCGGCTGAAGAACAAGCACAAGGACAAGCGACGCAAGCCGCGTACGACAAATCGGACGTGACCTTGCGCGATCGCCTGATGGAAGCGGGCATTCTGATCGACACCGGCGAAGACGGGCTTTATGGCCGTAGCGCAGTCTTCGAAGATGTCGTCGAGCGCCTGAATCAGGCCATTACGCTGCTCGGCGCGGACCAGCACGCAGAAGCGCTGCGCTTTCCGCCCGCCATGCGTCGCCGCGACTTCGAGGACAGCGAATACCTCAAGAGTTTCCCGAATCTTGCGGGTACGATTCACTCGTTCCAGGGCAACGACCGTGGACATCATCGCTTGCTCGAAGCGCTCGACAAAATCGTTCATATCGGCGAAGAAGAAGAGCGTTCCGACGAATGGATGGATCAGCAAAAGCCGACTCGCCTCGTGCTGACGCCGGCCGCATGCTATCCGATTTATCCGCTGGTTGCGAAGCGCGGCAATCTCGCTAAGGACGGCGCGACTTTCGATGCGTTCTCTTATTGTTTCCGTCATGAGCCGTCCATCGATCCGGGCCGCATGCAGATGTTCCGCATGCGCGAATATATTCGTGTAGGCAGCCCGGAACAGGTCATGGCCTTCCGTCAGAAATGGATCGACCGCGGCTCGCTCCTCGTGCGTCTGTTGCAATTGCCATTCGAAATCGATCTCGCCAACGATCCGTTCTTTGGACGCGGCGGCAAGATTGTCGCGGATAGCCAGCGCGCACAGGAATTGAAATTCGAATTGCTCGTTCCGGTTGCGACGCCTGACCGCCCGACTGCGTGTCTGTCGTTCAACTATCACATGGAGCACTTCGGCGAGCTCTGGAATATCCGTCAGGCAGACGACAGCGTTGCGCATACCGCGTGCGTGGGCTTTGGCATGGAGCGCACGACGCTTGGGCTCTTCCGTCATCATGGCCTAGACGTGAGAGCGTGGCCGGCCGCCGTGCGCGAACTGTTGTGGGGCAATGCTGCGCCGATCATCGCCGATGGCCTCGCGAACCTGGGCAAAGAGGCATGA
- a CDS encoding acyl carrier protein, which yields MKTELRRILSESARLDVPIDTLSDSDDLYAAGLSSLATVHVMLAIEDEFGVEIPDHMLTRRLFSSVDSLAAAVDELRRSQAAA from the coding sequence ATGAAAACTGAATTGCGCCGCATCCTATCCGAATCCGCACGCCTCGATGTTCCCATCGATACTCTCTCCGACAGCGATGATCTTTACGCCGCTGGGCTTTCTTCGCTTGCCACGGTTCACGTCATGCTCGCGATCGAAGACGAGTTCGGTGTCGAGATTCCGGATCACATGCTCACGCGCCGGCTCTTCTCGAGCGTAGATTCGCTCGCCGCCGCCGTCGATGAACTGCGTCGTTCGCAGGCGGCCGCATGA
- a CDS encoding ABC transporter ATP-binding protein — MSTAPLVHISHVVKSYRRGVQTVPVLTDITLSIAQGDFIALMGPSGSGKSTLLNLIAGIDRPDSGELLVGGVDITRLPEAALADWRASHVGFIFQFYNLMPVLTAFENVELPLMLTRLSRAQRRERVAMVLDMVNMSERMSHYPSELSGGQQQRVAIARALITDPQLIVADEPTGDLDRNSAAEVLAMMQRLNDRLGKTIIMVTHDAHAANAAKALVHLEKGELIDGKAL, encoded by the coding sequence GTGAGTACGGCGCCTCTGGTTCATATAAGCCATGTCGTGAAGTCTTATCGGCGCGGGGTACAGACAGTGCCGGTGCTGACCGACATCACGCTTTCGATAGCGCAAGGCGATTTCATTGCGTTGATGGGGCCGTCGGGCTCGGGCAAGAGCACACTGCTGAATCTTATTGCGGGCATCGACCGGCCGGACAGCGGGGAGTTGCTCGTCGGCGGCGTCGATATCACGCGCTTGCCCGAAGCAGCGCTTGCCGATTGGCGCGCGTCGCATGTGGGCTTCATTTTTCAGTTCTATAACTTGATGCCGGTGCTGACCGCATTCGAGAACGTCGAGCTGCCCTTGATGTTGACGCGGCTTTCGCGTGCGCAACGGCGTGAGCGCGTCGCAATGGTGCTCGACATGGTCAACATGAGCGAGCGCATGAGTCACTATCCATCCGAACTGTCGGGCGGTCAGCAGCAGCGCGTTGCGATTGCGCGTGCGCTTATCACCGATCCGCAATTGATCGTGGCCGATGAACCGACCGGCGATCTCGACCGCAATTCGGCCGCCGAGGTTCTTGCGATGATGCAGCGTCTCAACGATCGCCTTGGCAAGACCATCATCATGGTCACGCACGACGCGCATGCCGCGAATGCGGCTAAAGCGCTGGTGCATCTCGAGAAGGGCGAACTCATCGATGGCAAGGCGCTTTAG
- a CDS encoding YbfB/YjiJ family MFS transporter translates to MATSAHADSLSLHPARRAAIACAVVLAVALGVGRFAFTPLLPLMLKSGALDIRHGGWLASANYAGYLIGALSCAAIRVEHARMVRLALASTIVLTLAMGLTDAFALWAAIRFAAGVVSAWAFVFASQWGLRRLAELDAHALAGIIYAGPGVGILSTGLVGAAAAALDVAAPWVWMAFAACSGVAGAFVWKAFMGDAPAAQARAAAPNRAASTSAHADAVWLVALYGLAGFGYIITATFLPVIARQALPGSSWPDLFWPAFGLALVAGALIAARLPLAWDNRRLLAACYVIQASGIVLGIVCPTAPGLGIGSILLGLPFTAITLFAMREARRLRGDAAAALMGYATGAYGMGQIAGPLVAAPIAAHSGSFSAGLWIAVAALAIGAAGLAWLGWRGDAHASSA, encoded by the coding sequence ATGGCCACATCCGCGCACGCTGATTCGCTGTCTCTTCATCCTGCCCGGCGCGCCGCCATCGCGTGCGCGGTGGTCCTCGCGGTGGCGCTCGGCGTCGGGCGCTTCGCATTCACGCCGCTCTTGCCGCTGATGCTCAAAAGCGGCGCACTCGATATCCGGCACGGCGGCTGGCTCGCGTCGGCGAACTACGCGGGGTATCTGATCGGCGCGTTGTCGTGTGCGGCGATTCGCGTCGAGCATGCGCGCATGGTGCGTCTCGCGCTCGCGTCGACCATTGTGCTCACGCTCGCGATGGGACTCACCGACGCCTTCGCGCTTTGGGCCGCGATACGCTTCGCGGCGGGCGTCGTCAGCGCGTGGGCGTTCGTGTTCGCATCGCAGTGGGGCTTGCGGCGGCTCGCGGAACTGGACGCGCACGCGCTGGCCGGGATCATTTATGCGGGGCCGGGCGTTGGTATTTTGTCGACCGGTCTCGTCGGCGCGGCAGCCGCGGCGCTGGACGTGGCCGCGCCGTGGGTCTGGATGGCGTTCGCGGCGTGCTCGGGCGTGGCGGGCGCGTTCGTGTGGAAGGCATTCATGGGCGATGCGCCCGCCGCTCAGGCGCGCGCCGCCGCTCCGAACAGGGCGGCGTCGACCTCCGCGCACGCCGATGCGGTGTGGCTCGTCGCGCTGTACGGTCTCGCGGGGTTCGGCTACATCATCACGGCGACATTCCTGCCGGTGATCGCGCGGCAGGCGCTGCCGGGCTCGTCGTGGCCCGATCTGTTCTGGCCGGCGTTCGGCCTCGCGCTGGTGGCGGGCGCGCTGATCGCAGCGCGCTTGCCGCTCGCGTGGGACAACCGGCGGCTGCTTGCCGCGTGCTACGTGATTCAGGCGTCGGGGATCGTACTCGGCATCGTGTGTCCGACTGCGCCCGGACTCGGTATCGGCAGCATTCTGCTCGGCCTGCCGTTCACTGCGATCACGCTATTCGCGATGCGCGAGGCGCGCCGGCTGCGCGGGGATGCCGCTGCCGCGCTCATGGGCTACGCGACGGGGGCGTACGGCATGGGGCAAATCGCCGGACCGCTGGTCGCGGCGCCGATCGCCGCGCATAGCGGATCGTTCTCGGCGGGCTTGTGGATCGCGGTGGCGGCGCTGGCGATCGGTGCGGCGGGACTCGCGTGGCTCGGCTGGCGCGGGGACGCACATGCGAGCAGCGCGTGA
- a CDS encoding ABC transporter permease, producing MYVLKLILRNATRHKLRTALTVLGLTIAVLAYGLLYTVVDAWYAGAAAASNARLVTRNAISLVFPLPLAYENRIRGVDGVTMVARSNWFGGIYRDPKNFFAQFAVSDNYLDLYPEFVISPQARSDYQRDRKGCLIGRQLATQYGFKVGDVIPLKGTIYPGTWDFVVRGVMEGRDESTITRQLVFHWEYLNESIRKTTKRNVDQVGVYVVGIDNPDQAATISRNIDAVFKNSLAETLTETEQAFQLGFVAMSNQIIAAIRVVSYVVILIIMAVMANAMAMSARERTVEYATLKALGFGPGFLSMLVFGESLAICAIGGGIGMLATPPAAVVFQHATGGVFPVFKVSHETMMLQAACAFVVALAAAIVPAVQASRVRIVEGLRAIG from the coding sequence ATGTACGTGCTAAAGCTGATCTTGCGCAATGCCACGCGTCATAAGCTGCGCACCGCGTTGACCGTGCTTGGACTCACCATCGCAGTGCTCGCTTATGGCCTGCTGTACACGGTCGTCGACGCGTGGTACGCGGGTGCAGCGGCTGCATCGAATGCGCGCCTCGTCACGCGTAACGCCATATCGCTCGTGTTCCCGCTGCCGCTCGCATACGAAAACCGCATACGTGGCGTGGATGGCGTGACGATGGTTGCACGGTCCAACTGGTTCGGCGGCATTTATCGCGACCCCAAGAATTTCTTTGCGCAGTTCGCGGTATCGGACAACTATCTCGATCTTTATCCGGAGTTCGTGATCTCGCCGCAAGCGCGGTCCGATTACCAGCGCGACCGCAAGGGCTGTCTCATCGGACGTCAGCTTGCAACTCAATACGGCTTCAAGGTCGGCGATGTCATTCCACTCAAGGGCACTATCTATCCAGGCACTTGGGACTTCGTCGTGCGCGGCGTCATGGAAGGGCGCGATGAATCCACGATCACGCGGCAACTGGTGTTCCATTGGGAATATTTGAACGAGAGCATTCGCAAGACCACGAAGCGAAACGTCGATCAGGTCGGCGTGTATGTGGTCGGCATTGACAATCCCGATCAGGCCGCGACGATATCGCGCAATATCGATGCCGTCTTCAAGAACTCGCTCGCCGAGACCTTGACGGAAACGGAGCAGGCGTTCCAGCTCGGCTTTGTCGCGATGTCGAATCAGATCATCGCGGCCATACGCGTAGTGTCGTATGTAGTGATCCTTATCATCATGGCGGTGATGGCTAACGCAATGGCGATGAGCGCGCGCGAACGCACCGTCGAATATGCGACGCTTAAGGCGCTTGGCTTCGGTCCGGGCTTTCTCTCCATGCTGGTCTTTGGCGAGTCGCTTGCGATATGCGCAATCGGCGGCGGAATCGGCATGTTGGCGACGCCGCCGGCGGCTGTCGTATTCCAGCATGCTACAGGTGGCGTCTTTCCCGTCTTCAAGGTGTCGCACGAAACAATGATGCTGCAGGCCGCATGCGCGTTCGTGGTGGCGCTCGCGGCCGCGATCGTCCCCGCCGTGCAGGCAAGCCGCGTGCGAATCGTCGAAGGCTTGCGGGCGATCGGCTAA
- a CDS encoding FadR/GntR family transcriptional regulator — translation MSPAPATGALRRSRNLTEEVVAELSERIRSGALQPGDKLPTESEIMAQLGVSRTVVRESISRLQAARLVQTRHGIGTFVLEAGDQDRFQIEAAGDLTVRDVMAILELRISLEAEAAGLAAMRRTDDNLAQMRRALDEFERHIAQGTGNAVAADVAFHLELAKATGNRYFHSILSQLGNTIIPRTRVNSAALAHNDPGSYLDRVNREHEDIYDAIERRDPEAARAAMRMHLSNSRERLRRAHESPAKTSDTE, via the coding sequence ATGTCTCCTGCACCCGCAACCGGCGCGCTTCGCCGATCCCGCAATCTCACCGAGGAAGTCGTCGCCGAACTTTCCGAGCGCATCCGCAGCGGGGCGCTTCAGCCGGGCGACAAGCTGCCGACCGAATCGGAAATCATGGCGCAACTGGGCGTGAGCCGGACGGTCGTGCGCGAGTCGATCTCGCGTCTGCAGGCGGCGCGGCTGGTCCAGACGCGGCACGGCATCGGGACATTCGTGCTGGAAGCGGGCGACCAGGATCGTTTCCAGATCGAGGCCGCGGGCGACCTCACTGTGCGCGACGTCATGGCGATCCTCGAATTGCGCATCAGCCTGGAAGCGGAGGCGGCGGGGTTGGCCGCGATGCGCCGAACCGACGACAACCTCGCGCAGATGCGCCGCGCGCTCGATGAATTCGAGCGGCACATTGCGCAGGGCACGGGAAACGCCGTCGCCGCGGACGTGGCTTTCCATCTCGAACTCGCGAAAGCCACGGGCAACCGCTATTTCCACAGCATCTTGAGCCAGCTCGGCAACACCATCATTCCGCGCACGCGCGTCAATTCGGCGGCGCTTGCGCACAACGATCCGGGCAGCTATCTGGACCGCGTGAATCGCGAACACGAAGACATCTACGACGCCATCGAGCGCCGCGATCCCGAAGCGGCGCGTGCCGCCATGCGAATGCATCTGTCGAATAGCCGCGAACGTCTGCGGCGGGCGCACGAGTCGCCGGCGAAGACATCCGATACCGAATGA
- a CDS encoding ABC transporter permease: MAIPVSYVARNLWARRLTTMLTASGLALVVFVFATVLMLDAGLKKTLVSTGERDNVVVIRKGAETEIQSSIDRAQANVIEMHPAVAMTDAGKPFASKETVVLISLTKLGTNTPANVVIRGVSTAGVQLRPQVRLTAGRMFRPGASEIIVGSSIAKGFAGTRIGEHLRFAQRDWTVVGHFDAGGSGFDSEMWGDVDQLMQSFRRTTYSSMIVRLARGDAFERFRSDIDVDPRLADEAKREQVFYGDQSKALSTFINILGFTLSTIFSIAAMIGAMITMYASVASRVAEIGTLRALGFKRSDVLLAFLLEALLLGFVGGMAGLCCAALMQFASFSTTNFQTFADLSFRFILTPSVVIRTVVFSLIMGFVGGFLPALRASRMNIVDALRAR, translated from the coding sequence ATGGCCATTCCCGTCTCTTACGTTGCGCGCAATCTCTGGGCGCGCCGTCTCACGACGATGTTGACCGCAAGCGGCCTTGCGCTCGTCGTGTTCGTGTTCGCGACTGTCCTCATGCTCGATGCGGGCCTCAAGAAGACGCTGGTATCGACGGGCGAGCGCGATAACGTGGTTGTCATTCGCAAGGGCGCGGAAACGGAAATTCAAAGCTCCATAGACCGCGCGCAGGCTAACGTGATCGAGATGCATCCCGCTGTCGCGATGACTGATGCAGGCAAGCCGTTCGCATCGAAAGAAACGGTGGTCCTCATCTCGCTTACCAAGCTCGGTACGAACACGCCAGCCAACGTGGTTATTCGCGGCGTGTCGACGGCAGGCGTGCAACTGCGCCCGCAAGTCAGGCTCACGGCAGGCCGCATGTTCAGGCCCGGAGCGTCCGAGATCATCGTAGGAAGCAGCATTGCCAAGGGCTTCGCCGGAACGCGCATTGGAGAACATTTGCGCTTTGCACAGCGCGACTGGACTGTCGTCGGTCATTTCGATGCGGGCGGCAGTGGCTTCGACTCGGAAATGTGGGGCGATGTCGATCAACTCATGCAGTCGTTTCGTCGCACGACTTATTCGTCGATGATCGTGCGCCTCGCTCGCGGCGATGCCTTCGAGCGTTTCAGAAGCGATATCGACGTCGATCCGCGCCTCGCCGACGAAGCTAAGCGCGAGCAAGTCTTCTATGGCGATCAGTCCAAGGCGCTTTCGACGTTCATCAATATTCTTGGCTTTACGCTTTCCACTATCTTTTCCATTGCCGCGATGATTGGCGCAATGATCACGATGTACGCGTCGGTGGCTAGCCGCGTCGCGGAAATCGGCACCTTGCGCGCGCTCGGCTTCAAGCGCAGCGACGTGCTGCTCGCCTTTCTGCTCGAAGCGTTGCTGCTCGGATTCGTGGGCGGCATGGCGGGCCTGTGCTGTGCCGCATTGATGCAATTCGCTTCCTTCTCGACGACGAATTTTCAGACCTTCGCCGACTTGTCCTTCCGCTTCATTCTCACGCCGTCGGTCGTGATTCGGACTGTGGTCTTTTCGCTCATCATGGGCTTCGTCGGTGGCTTCCTGCCTGCGCTTAGGGCATCGCGGATGAACATCGTGGACGCATTGCGCGCGCGTTGA
- a CDS encoding CPBP family intramembrane glutamic endopeptidase has protein sequence MIVLWTGQTLVMAVALWLGAFGVHMFVNRRQHDFACIEHWRWPALRAGAPRVLLRFAMLGTLVAVAVWRIEPESFLALPREKPALWLLIVVLYPALSVWPQELLYRSFLFHRYRALFGDRCGYVVTSALAFGYAHLIFLNWVAPAMTVFGGALFALGYRKHRSLALSCIEHALYGWLVFTVGLDRYFLAGAAWGH, from the coding sequence ATGATCGTTCTCTGGACGGGGCAGACGCTCGTCATGGCCGTGGCGTTATGGCTCGGCGCGTTCGGCGTACACATGTTTGTCAATCGGCGGCAGCATGATTTTGCATGCATAGAGCACTGGCGCTGGCCTGCGTTGAGGGCGGGCGCGCCGCGTGTGCTGCTGCGTTTCGCGATGCTGGGAACGCTCGTCGCCGTGGCGGTTTGGCGCATCGAGCCGGAGTCGTTCCTGGCGCTTCCGCGCGAGAAACCGGCGCTCTGGCTGCTGATCGTCGTGCTTTATCCCGCGCTCTCCGTCTGGCCGCAAGAACTGCTGTACCGCAGCTTCCTGTTTCACCGATACCGCGCGCTCTTCGGCGACCGATGCGGCTATGTGGTGACTTCCGCGCTCGCCTTCGGCTACGCGCATCTGATCTTCCTGAACTGGGTCGCGCCGGCGATGACGGTGTTCGGCGGCGCGCTCTTCGCGCTCGGTTATAGAAAGCACCGGTCGCTCGCGTTGAGCTGCATCGAGCACGCGCTCTATGGCTGGCTTGTTTTCACCGTCGGGCTCGATCGCTACTTTCTCGCGGGCGCCGCCTGGGGGCACTGA
- a CDS encoding acyl-CoA dehydrogenase family protein, giving the protein MNAATHELEASQLAQIDRSAAPRSESELLEAAQRVAAIAAKYANTVDKEARFPAEAVAAMREERLFSAMVPAIHGGDGLALSGVARLCETLAQGCASSAMIYAMHQSQVICIVDHGANVQWQRDFLARMVNEQLLLASATSEETIGGNMRTSACAVDLVDGAFTIEKLAPTISYGKHSDCILVTARRHPDAPPSDQVLIVAPRETCTLEQRGTWDTLGMRGTCSEGHRLIASGTAEQILPVPFSKIADESMLPVSHTLWSAVWIGIASDAVNRAHQFFRNQARGKPGALPPSASRLAQAVTLVKMMQARLRESLAGVEAAQRERIARQANHAEDIDAPLTASIGIASDLNMLKLAISQSALQVVQETLMICGMAGYKNDTPFSVGRHLRDLHSAPLMISNDRIELNTANLLLAQRAATGTL; this is encoded by the coding sequence ATGAACGCCGCCACGCACGAACTCGAAGCATCGCAACTGGCGCAGATCGATCGCAGCGCCGCGCCGCGCAGCGAAAGCGAACTGCTCGAAGCGGCACAGCGCGTGGCCGCCATCGCGGCCAAATATGCGAATACAGTCGACAAGGAAGCGCGCTTTCCCGCTGAGGCAGTCGCGGCCATGCGCGAAGAGCGGCTCTTCTCCGCGATGGTCCCGGCGATTCATGGCGGCGATGGGCTTGCGCTCTCCGGCGTCGCGCGCTTGTGCGAAACGCTCGCTCAAGGCTGCGCATCGTCGGCAATGATCTATGCCATGCATCAGAGCCAGGTGATCTGCATCGTCGATCATGGCGCGAACGTGCAGTGGCAGAGAGATTTCCTCGCGCGCATGGTGAACGAGCAGCTGCTGCTCGCATCGGCGACATCGGAGGAGACCATCGGCGGCAACATGCGAACGAGCGCATGCGCGGTGGATCTCGTCGATGGCGCTTTCACCATCGAGAAGCTCGCGCCAACGATCTCATACGGCAAGCACTCGGACTGCATTCTCGTGACGGCACGACGTCATCCGGATGCGCCGCCTTCGGATCAAGTACTCATCGTGGCACCGCGCGAGACGTGCACGCTCGAACAACGCGGCACATGGGACACGCTCGGCATGCGCGGTACGTGCAGCGAAGGACATCGACTGATTGCAAGCGGCACGGCAGAGCAGATTCTTCCGGTGCCGTTCTCGAAGATCGCCGATGAAAGCATGCTGCCCGTGTCGCATACGCTGTGGTCTGCGGTGTGGATCGGCATTGCATCGGACGCGGTGAATCGCGCGCATCAGTTCTTTCGCAATCAGGCGCGCGGCAAGCCCGGCGCGTTGCCGCCATCGGCATCGCGCCTTGCGCAGGCAGTCACGCTCGTCAAGATGATGCAGGCACGCCTGCGTGAATCGCTTGCAGGCGTCGAAGCAGCACAGCGCGAACGCATTGCGCGCCAGGCAAATCATGCAGAGGACATCGATGCGCCGCTTACCGCATCCATCGGAATCGCATCGGACCTGAACATGCTCAAGCTCGCGATCTCGCAGTCCGCGCTGCAAGTCGTGCAAGAGACACTGATGATATGCGGCATGGCGGGCTATAAAAACGATACGCCCTTTAGCGTGGGGCGCCATCTGCGCGATCTGCATTCCGCACCGCTCATGATCAGCAATGACCGCATCGAACTGAATACGGCGAATCTGCTGCTTGCGCAGCGCGCCGCAACGGGGACCCTATAA
- a CDS encoding DUF2278 family protein: MERFRPAASKYVYGALVGRVTDGKENPNGSSPHYEILVDAAGTPYRIAVNIRSVEGSEVLAYSDEHYANDTKLGLAKRFAGAQGFTALSIGENGEGLDYLRDDLFPLDRMAPIAPDGNSGTLSALLDAQIQRAKADTHAVVVAIGDKFDDYATREPLVFSLGRGVHDIHMMQGNSGRFADDNRINGDGALFIRFSDGETFALFVRFATQATKTDDSGNPV, from the coding sequence ATGGAACGATTTCGCCCCGCTGCATCGAAGTACGTTTATGGCGCACTGGTTGGCCGCGTCACGGACGGAAAAGAAAATCCTAACGGCAGTTCACCGCACTACGAGATTCTGGTCGATGCAGCCGGCACGCCGTATCGCATTGCGGTGAATATTCGTTCGGTGGAGGGAAGCGAGGTGCTTGCCTACAGCGACGAACACTATGCCAACGATACCAAGCTCGGGCTGGCGAAGCGCTTTGCGGGCGCCCAAGGATTCACTGCTTTAAGCATCGGCGAAAACGGTGAAGGACTGGACTATCTGCGCGACGATCTGTTTCCGCTGGATCGAATGGCCCCCATCGCCCCGGACGGAAACAGCGGCACACTTTCCGCCTTGCTAGACGCACAGATTCAGCGCGCGAAGGCAGACACGCATGCGGTGGTAGTCGCCATCGGCGACAAGTTCGACGATTACGCAACGCGCGAGCCGCTGGTCTTTTCCTTAGGCCGCGGCGTCCACGACATTCATATGATGCAGGGAAATTCAGGGCGTTTCGCAGACGACAATCGCATCAACGGCGACGGCGCACTGTTCATCCGTTTCTCGGACGGCGAGACTTTCGCGCTCTTCGTTCGCTTCGCCACGCAAGCGACGAAGACCGATGATAGCGGCAATCCCGTCTAA